One part of the Lachnospiraceae bacterium JLR.KK002 genome encodes these proteins:
- a CDS encoding transposase, translating to MESADSIRFLYRHFLSKLTDKSLNAFYYACSYAKVDYSRFMNATASMALKLIPKSLETQPVFLCMDDTIVPKYGKKFEDVSKLFDHSAHNGSGYLNGHCFVSVMLCVPMWDKGKIVYQAFPLSYRMWQKEESKLKLAASMVRQAMPELQEKANVIILCDSWYTKGDLVSVVDEYPNLGLIGNARYDSVLYDLAPQPTGKRGRPAKHGKRLSAEKDFTLSDEKIGGYYIGMRRVLTNIFGTREVFAYVTATEKEGGSRRLFFSTVFPTQLQIFCAWQEKTPLNQTGSAWMDYIPLFLYSFRWKIEVSYYEQKTFWSLCSYMVRSRKGIEMLVNLINIAYCAMKLLPYQDEAFSKYRRESAQDFRFVLSERIRQEVFFATFVKKSESIIKSSALMRALKYLVQQKERYL from the coding sequence CTGGAGTCAGCGGATTCCATCCGTTTCCTTTACAGACATTTCCTGTCAAAGCTAACAGATAAATCCCTGAATGCCTTTTACTATGCCTGCTCCTATGCCAAAGTGGATTATTCCAGGTTTATGAATGCAACAGCATCTATGGCATTGAAACTAATCCCGAAATCCTTAGAGACGCAGCCCGTTTTTTTATGCATGGATGATACCATTGTTCCCAAATATGGAAAGAAATTTGAGGATGTCTCAAAACTCTTTGACCATTCCGCGCACAACGGCAGCGGCTACCTGAATGGGCACTGCTTTGTAAGTGTCATGCTCTGTGTGCCAATGTGGGATAAAGGCAAGATTGTTTACCAGGCGTTTCCGCTTTCCTACCGTATGTGGCAGAAAGAAGAGTCAAAATTAAAGCTGGCTGCTTCCATGGTACGCCAGGCCATGCCTGAATTACAGGAAAAGGCGAATGTCATTATCCTATGCGACAGCTGGTATACAAAAGGGGATCTGGTTTCTGTCGTGGATGAATACCCAAACCTTGGCCTAATCGGAAATGCAAGGTATGACTCTGTCCTTTATGACCTTGCCCCGCAGCCGACCGGAAAAAGGGGCAGGCCTGCAAAACATGGGAAACGTCTTTCGGCGGAAAAAGATTTTACACTTTCGGATGAAAAAATAGGCGGTTATTATATTGGGATGCGCCGTGTCCTTACAAATATTTTCGGCACAAGGGAAGTTTTTGCCTATGTGACAGCCACAGAGAAGGAAGGCGGTTCCAGGCGCCTGTTCTTCAGTACGGTTTTCCCCACACAGCTGCAGATTTTTTGTGCATGGCAGGAAAAGACCCCCCTGAACCAGACGGGGAGTGCATGGATGGATTACATCCCCTTGTTCCTGTACTCATTCAGATGGAAGATAGAAGTCAGCTATTACGAACAGAAAACCTTCTGGTCACTATGCAGCTATATGGTGCGCAGCCGGAAAGGGATTGAAATGCTGGTTAATCTGATCAACATAGCTTATTGTGCGATGAAACTGCTGCCATATCAGGATGAAGCATTTTCAAAGTACCGTAGGGAAAGCGCACAGGATTTCAGGTTTGTGCTCAGCGAGCGGATCAGGCAGGAGGTATTTTTTGCCACTTTCGTGAAAAAGAGCGAAAGTATAATAAAATCATCTGCCCTTATGAGAGCCTTAAAATACCTTGTTCAGCAAAAGGAGCGCTATTTATAA